The region GCCAGCTTGCTGTCGGTAATCACCAGGACCTTGGCGCCCTTGTCTTGCGCCGCCTTGATGCACTGCTGGGTTTCCTTGCCGTAAGGCGAGAAACTGATGGCGATCGCCACATCGCGTTCGCGCACACTGCGCATCTGTTCGCGGTGCATGCCGCCCAGTCCGCTGATCAGGTGCACGCGCTTGTCCGTGTGTTCCAGCGCGTAGGCGATGTAAGAGGCGATCGGGAAGGACCGGCGCACGCCGATCACATAGATGTTTTCCGCTTTCAGCAGCAGATTGACGGCCGCTTCCAGCTGGGCGTCGTCGAGGCCTGCGGCCAGGTCGTCGAGGCCGGCGCGGCTGGCGCCGACGAATTCGCGCGTCAGGTCGCCCGCGCTCAGCGCCGCGTCGCGCGTGGAAATGAGCTTGCGGATGCGCTGCTGATAGTCAGGTGTGGCGCCGGCCTGGTCAGTATAAGCCTGGCGGAAGACATCCTGCATTTCACTGAAACCCGTGTAGCCGAAGCGCTGCGCGAAACGCACGATGGCGGACGGCTGCACGTCGCAGGCGGCAGCGATGTCGCTGATGCGCTCGAGCATCAGGCTGGCGCGGTGCTTTTCAATGTATTGGGCGATGACTTTCAGCTGGCGCGACAGGTTGTCGTACTCGGCGGCAATGTGCTGCATCAGCTGTTCGATGGGGGCGGTGGCTGCCATGATGTTTCCTTTGGGCTGGTTCTGGCGAGAATTATAGGAGTGAATTCAGAAAATAGAAATGATTTTCTATTTATATTTATTTTGAAAATTTTATTGCATTTGTCTTTTTTGTGGCCTAAGCTGTGCGCAGTGCATCGGGTCTTGCCAGTTTTCCGGCTCCCCGCTGACACGCGACAAAAGCTGGCAACTATAAAAATTAATCCTTCAAGGAGACATTCATGCAAAGCAATAAGCGTAAGGGATTTCTGAAGCGCCTGGCCGTGCTGGGCCTCGGCCTGGGACTGGGTCTGGGCATGAGCGCCAGCCACGCGGCGGGCGAGAAATTCGTGTTGATCAGCCATGCGCCTGATTCCGATTCCTGGTGGAATACGATCAAAAATTCCGTCAAGCAAGCTGGTGAAGACTTCAATGTCACCGTTGACTACCGCAATCCGCCGAATGGCGACCTGGCCGATATGGCGCGCCTGGTCGAGCAATCGGCAGCCCGTAACTACGATGGCGTGATCGTCAGCATCGCCGACTTCAGCGTGCTGCAAAAACCGCTGGGTCTGGTTGCCGCCAAGAAGATTCCGTTTGTCACGATTAACTCCGGCACCCTGGCGCAAAGTGAGCAGTTGGGCGCCGTGATGCACGTGGGCCAGCCTGAATTCGAGGCAGGCAAGGGCGCCGGTGAAAAAGCCAAGGCGGCCGGCATCAAGTCCTTCGTCTGCGTCAACCACTACGCGACAAACCCGTCGTCGTTCGAGCGCTGCCGCGGCTTTGCCGAGGCCATCGGCGTCGATTTCAAGGCTGCCACCCTGGATGCGGGCGAAGATCCGACCACCATCGAGAGCAAGCTGAGCGCCTACCTGCGCAACAACCCGAAAACCCAGGCCGTGCTGGCGTTGGGACCCACTTCGGCCCACGCTTCGTTGAAGGCGCTGGAAAAAATGGGTTTGAAGGGCAAGATGTGGTTTGCCACGTTCGACCTGTCTGATGATATCTCGAAAGGCATCAAGGATGGCAGCATCCAGTTCGCGATCGACCAGCAACCGTACCTGCAAGGCTATATCCCCGTTGCCGTGCTGGCCATCATGAAGCAGGACAAGACCACGGACCTGGCCAAGATCCGCGAAAAGCTGATCAATAACGCCAAGTTCAAGGCGCGCCTGGCCGAGTACGGCCTG is a window of Janthinobacterium rivuli DNA encoding:
- a CDS encoding sugar ABC transporter substrate-binding protein gives rise to the protein MQSNKRKGFLKRLAVLGLGLGLGLGMSASHAAGEKFVLISHAPDSDSWWNTIKNSVKQAGEDFNVTVDYRNPPNGDLADMARLVEQSAARNYDGVIVSIADFSVLQKPLGLVAAKKIPFVTINSGTLAQSEQLGAVMHVGQPEFEAGKGAGEKAKAAGIKSFVCVNHYATNPSSFERCRGFAEAIGVDFKAATLDAGEDPTTIESKLSAYLRNNPKTQAVLALGPTSAHASLKALEKMGLKGKMWFATFDLSDDISKGIKDGSIQFAIDQQPYLQGYIPVAVLAIMKQDKTTDLAKIREKLINNAKFKARLAEYGLAPSYGPRHIGSGPGYVTKDNIGKVEKYAGQFR
- a CDS encoding MurR/RpiR family transcriptional regulator, encoding MAATAPIEQLMQHIAAEYDNLSRQLKVIAQYIEKHRASLMLERISDIAAACDVQPSAIVRFAQRFGYTGFSEMQDVFRQAYTDQAGATPDYQQRIRKLISTRDAALSAGDLTREFVGASRAGLDDLAAGLDDAQLEAAVNLLLKAENIYVIGVRRSFPIASYIAYALEHTDKRVHLISGLGGMHREQMRSVRERDVAIAISFSPYGKETQQCIKAAQDKGAKVLVITDSKLAPLARAADALLTVTEGSAFAFRSLTSTICLCQALFIALAYKLELDIEEIHTPGEHDD